GCAATTCGGCGCTGGACGCCGGCACCAGGCCGGCCATGCCGTCGGCGCCGATTCCGACCACGGTGATCATCGCGGTAACCTCCGCCACACGGCGCGAGGCATCATCCGAAACGCGAACGCCAACAACGCAAGAGGCCCCGGCACCCACACCTCGCGGCGCCCGGCGCGCAGGGCCCGGGCCGTCGCGTCGGCCACCTTGGCGGGCGTGGTGGACAGCGGTGCGGGCTCCATACCTTCGGTCATCCTGCCGATCACGAACCCCGGTCGCACGAGCAACAGGTGCACCCCGCTGCCGTGCAGCGCGTCGGCCAGCCCGCACGCGAAAGCGTCCAGTCCGGCCTTGGCCGAGCCGTAGACGTAGTTGGCGCGGCGACCCCGAACCCCGGCGATCGACGAGAACACCACCAGCGCGCCCTCACCGGCGGCGCGCATCGCCAAGGAAAGGTGAGTCAACAGACTGACCTGTGCGACGTAGTCGGTGTGCACCACCGCCACGGCGTGCGCAGCGTCGGCTTCGGCGCGGGCCTGATCGCCCAGGATCCCGAACGCCAGAACGGCCGTTCCGATCGGTCCGTGCTCGGCCACCAGTCGCTGGAGCAGCGGACCGTGGGCCGCGACGTCGTCGGCGTCGAATTCGACGGTGTGCACCGCCCTGGCCCCGGCCGTGCGCAGCGCCCTGACCTGCTCCTCCAGCTGATCGGCACGTCGCGCCGCCAGCACCACGGTGGCGCCGGGCGCCAGCCGTTGCGCGAGTTCGACGCCGATCTCGCTGCGGCCGCCGAAGATCACGACCGAACCGGCCCCCGTGTCACTCACACCTCGAGATTATTCACTGCGATAGCGTGGACGTTGATGGCGAACTCAACGACCCGACTGACCAGCGATGCGCTGGCATTTCTCACCGAACGCCACCTCGCGATGCTGACGACACTGCGCGCCGACAACTCGCCGCATGTCGTGGCGGTCGGCTTCACCTTCGATCCCAAGACCCACATTGCCCGGGTCATCACCAGCGACGGCTCGCAGAAGGCGATCAACGCCGAGCGGTCCGGCGTGGGAGTGCTGTCCCAGGTTGACGGTGCCCGGTGGCTGTCCCTGGAAGGCCAGGCCAGTGTCAACCGGGATCCGGCCGCGGTCCGCGACGCCGAACTGCGGTACGCCCAGCGCTACCGGACGCCGCGGGTCAATCCCAAGCGGGTCGTGATCGAGGTGCACATCACCCGGGTGCTGGGCTCCTCGGGCCTGCTGGACCACACGAAGGCTTAGACCGGTACCACCGTCAGCCCGTGCGGGCCGGTGTTCACCGCCTCGGCACCGTCGGCGGTGACGATCACGATGTCTTCGATGCGCGCACCCCAGTGGCCGGGGAAGTAGATTCCCGGCTCCACCGAGAACGCCATCCCCTCCGCCAGCGGCAGGTCGTTGCCGGCGACGATGTAAGGCTCCTCGTGAACCGAGAGTCCGATGCCGTGCCCGGTGCGGTGCACGAAGTACTCGGCGAGCCCCGCTTCGGCGAGCACGTCGCGGGCGGCGGCGTCGACCTGCTCGGCGGTCACGCCGGGACGCACCGCCTCGACAGCGGCGGCCTGCGCGCTCTGCAGCACCGCGTACTGTTCGGCGATGTCGGCGCTGGGCTGGCCCAGGCTGTAGGTGCGGGTGCAGTCGGAGTTGTAGCCGGGCGCGTACGGGCCGCCGATGTCGACGACGACGATGTCGCCGGGCTGCAGGACACGGTCGGATTGTTCGTGGTGCGGGTCGGCGCCGTGCGGGCCGGACCCGACGATGATGAACGCCACCGCTGAATGTCCCTCGGCCACAATGGCTTCGGCGATGTCTGCGGCAACCTCGGTTTCGGTACGGCCGGGCCGCAGGAACTCGGGCACCCGGGCGTGGACCCGGTCGATCGCGGCGCCTGCCTTGCGAAGGGCATCGATCTCAGCCGGATCCTTGATCATCCGCAGTGACCGCAACACCTCGGTGGCGAGCACCGGAACCGCGCCGAGCCGTTCGGCCAACGGCAGCAGATGCAGCGCGGGCATCGAGTCGGTCACCGCGATCCGGGCGTGTCTCCCCAGGGCGGCTGCCACCACCTCGTACGGATCATCACCGTCGACCCAATCCTGCACGCTCAGGCCGAGTTCGAGGATCGCGGAGTCCTTGAGCGACGCCAACTCCAGCCGGGGCACCACCACCGTCGGCGCACCGGTTGCCGGCACCACCAACGCCGTCAGCCGTTCGAAAGTCTGCGCCGCCGAACCGACGAGGTAACGGAGGTCGTATCCCGGGGTGATCACCAGCCCGGCGACACCGGCAGCGGAGGCCGCCGCTGCGGCGGCGGCGAGCCGGCGGGCATAGACGTCGCTACTGAAACGGTCGGTCATGCCAGCCAGGCTAGCCGCAGGCATACGATGACGCGATGCTGCGCGACATCCGTGAGCTCGCCGATGACCCGGCGGCGTACGCCGCG
This is a stretch of genomic DNA from Mycobacterium sp. ELW1. It encodes these proteins:
- a CDS encoding SDR family NAD(P)-dependent oxidoreductase — translated: MSDTGAGSVVIFGGRSEIGVELAQRLAPGATVVLAARRADQLEEQVRALRTAGARAVHTVEFDADDVAAHGPLLQRLVAEHGPIGTAVLAFGILGDQARAEADAAHAVAVVHTDYVAQVSLLTHLSLAMRAAGEGALVVFSSIAGVRGRRANYVYGSAKAGLDAFACGLADALHGSGVHLLLVRPGFVIGRMTEGMEPAPLSTTPAKVADATARALRAGRREVWVPGPLALLAFAFRMMPRAVWRRLPR
- a CDS encoding F420-dependent biliverdin reductase, whose product is MANSTTRLTSDALAFLTERHLAMLTTLRADNSPHVVAVGFTFDPKTHIARVITSDGSQKAINAERSGVGVLSQVDGARWLSLEGQASVNRDPAAVRDAELRYAQRYRTPRVNPKRVVIEVHITRVLGSSGLLDHTKA
- a CDS encoding Xaa-Pro peptidase family protein, which codes for MTDRFSSDVYARRLAAAAAAASAAGVAGLVITPGYDLRYLVGSAAQTFERLTALVVPATGAPTVVVPRLELASLKDSAILELGLSVQDWVDGDDPYEVVAAALGRHARIAVTDSMPALHLLPLAERLGAVPVLATEVLRSLRMIKDPAEIDALRKAGAAIDRVHARVPEFLRPGRTETEVAADIAEAIVAEGHSAVAFIIVGSGPHGADPHHEQSDRVLQPGDIVVVDIGGPYAPGYNSDCTRTYSLGQPSADIAEQYAVLQSAQAAAVEAVRPGVTAEQVDAAARDVLAEAGLAEYFVHRTGHGIGLSVHEEPYIVAGNDLPLAEGMAFSVEPGIYFPGHWGARIEDIVIVTADGAEAVNTGPHGLTVVPV